In Asanoa sp. WMMD1127, one genomic interval encodes:
- a CDS encoding S8 family serine peptidase: protein MAVLPVDRPAPPRWLGVVAALVAGFWIVLGTVVAQTLGYLVDQLGLLTSLSLPVWRWPLAGAVGFLLICVPVLLTAVLAVAPGLRAAGRAWFAAAAALAVLTAARAVPAAQHEVYLAVLALLALAGAAVIGPSLGRPPLVVVGGLLLLLPWLWLGALGGVLETALAVVAALAVGLLAAAVLGPAFWAPMAEWSRARRIWVGGPRAGVALALLGAGVGHSGPHLLVLLALPMVGFVLAALGPAEARGPAVAGLVALAVVGPLAFTDPEEVTLLLVGRDAPFFAAVAAASSFLAAAALALGIGLVRVRRGVALGLAGVLALGSAAVYAGPGQPGFAGDRLFVVLASQADLSGLPAGTGQAALTARTTEVYRRLVAHAEESQADLRRALDRWHLDYTPYYLVNGIEVDGGGPALRALLARRSDVDRVLLSQVLRPLPMTAVAARPAGVAAPAGPQWNLTQIGAPAAWATGATGRGIVVGASDSGVDGAHPALAPGFRGGDDSWYDPWRHTATPTDAGVHGTHTLGTAVGRGGIGVAPDAQWMGCVNLARNMGNPAHYLDCLQFMLAPFPPGGDPFTAGRPARAAQVLTNSWACPKVEGCDGRALEPAFDAFAAAGVFVVASAGNTGPACGSVDDPPAFYDDVLSVGSVDSAGALHETSSRGRDKPDVVAPGVQVVSALPGGEYGRLTGTSMAAPHVAGVVALLWSANPALVGDVARTRELLLSSAGPPVDACPPARLGGLVDAAAAVRSAG from the coding sequence ATGGCCGTCCTGCCCGTTGATCGACCCGCTCCGCCACGGTGGTTGGGGGTGGTCGCGGCCCTGGTGGCCGGATTCTGGATCGTGCTCGGCACCGTGGTGGCGCAGACCCTGGGCTACCTGGTCGACCAGCTGGGCCTGCTGACGTCGCTGTCGTTGCCGGTCTGGCGGTGGCCGCTGGCCGGCGCCGTGGGCTTCCTCCTGATCTGCGTGCCGGTGCTGCTGACCGCCGTCCTGGCCGTCGCGCCGGGGCTGCGGGCGGCCGGGCGGGCCTGGTTCGCGGCGGCCGCGGCGCTGGCCGTGCTGACGGCGGCGCGGGCGGTGCCGGCGGCGCAGCACGAGGTCTACCTGGCCGTGCTGGCACTGCTGGCCCTGGCCGGCGCCGCCGTGATCGGCCCGTCTCTCGGGCGGCCGCCACTCGTCGTGGTCGGCGGCCTGCTGCTGCTCCTGCCCTGGTTGTGGCTGGGTGCGCTGGGCGGGGTGCTGGAGACGGCGCTCGCGGTGGTGGCCGCCCTGGCCGTGGGGCTGCTCGCCGCCGCCGTGCTCGGGCCGGCCTTCTGGGCGCCGATGGCGGAGTGGAGCCGGGCGCGGCGCATCTGGGTCGGCGGCCCCCGGGCGGGGGTCGCGTTGGCCCTCCTCGGTGCGGGCGTGGGCCACAGTGGGCCGCACCTGCTCGTGTTGCTCGCGCTGCCGATGGTCGGCTTCGTGCTGGCGGCGCTGGGTCCGGCCGAGGCGCGCGGGCCCGCGGTGGCCGGGCTCGTGGCGCTGGCCGTGGTCGGTCCGCTGGCCTTCACCGACCCGGAAGAGGTCACGCTGCTGTTGGTCGGGCGGGATGCGCCGTTCTTCGCGGCCGTCGCCGCCGCCAGCTCATTCCTGGCCGCGGCGGCGCTCGCGTTGGGCATCGGCCTGGTCCGGGTCCGGCGCGGGGTCGCCCTCGGGTTGGCCGGTGTGCTGGCGCTGGGCAGCGCCGCCGTCTATGCCGGCCCGGGCCAGCCCGGCTTCGCGGGCGACCGGCTCTTCGTGGTGCTCGCCAGCCAGGCCGACCTGTCGGGGCTGCCCGCCGGCACCGGCCAGGCGGCCCTGACCGCGCGCACGACCGAGGTCTACCGCCGGCTCGTCGCGCACGCCGAGGAAAGCCAGGCCGACCTGCGGCGCGCGCTGGACCGGTGGCACCTGGACTACACGCCGTACTACCTGGTCAACGGAATCGAGGTGGACGGCGGCGGGCCGGCGCTGCGGGCCCTGCTGGCGCGCCGCTCCGACGTCGACCGGGTGCTGCTCTCCCAGGTGTTGCGACCACTGCCGATGACCGCGGTCGCCGCGCGGCCGGCCGGCGTGGCCGCGCCCGCCGGCCCGCAGTGGAACCTGACGCAGATCGGCGCGCCGGCCGCCTGGGCCACCGGCGCGACCGGGCGCGGCATCGTGGTCGGCGCGTCCGACTCCGGCGTCGACGGCGCCCATCCGGCGCTGGCGCCGGGCTTCCGGGGCGGCGACGACTCCTGGTACGACCCGTGGCGCCACACGGCGACACCCACCGACGCCGGCGTGCACGGCACGCACACCCTCGGCACGGCGGTCGGGCGGGGCGGCATCGGCGTGGCGCCCGACGCGCAGTGGATGGGCTGCGTCAACCTGGCCCGCAACATGGGCAACCCCGCCCACTACCTGGACTGCCTGCAGTTCATGCTCGCGCCGTTCCCGCCCGGCGGTGACCCCTTCACGGCCGGTCGCCCGGCCCGGGCCGCCCAGGTGCTGACCAACTCCTGGGCCTGCCCGAAGGTGGAAGGGTGCGACGGGCGCGCGCTGGAGCCGGCGTTCGACGCCTTCGCCGCGGCCGGCGTGTTCGTGGTCGCGTCGGCCGGCAACACCGGGCCGGCCTGCGGCTCGGTCGACGATCCGCCGGCGTTCTACGACGACGTGCTCTCGGTCGGCTCGGTCGACTCGGCGGGCGCACTGCACGAGACGTCGAGCCGGGGCCGGGACAAGCCGGACGTGGTCGCGCCCGGCGTGCAGGTCGTGTCGGCGCTGCCCGGAGGGGAGTACGGGCGGCTCACGGGCACCTCGATGGCCGCGCCGCACGTCGCCGGCGTGGTCGCGCTGCTGTGGTCGGCGAACCCGGCGCTGGTCGGCGACGTCGCGCGTACCCGGGAGTTGCTGCTGTCGTCGGCCGGCCCGCCGGTGGACGCCTGCCCGCCGGCCCGGCTCGGTGGCCTGGTCGACGCGGCCGCGGCCGTGCGTTCGGCCGGGTAG
- a CDS encoding serine hydrolase produces MPMLAAVLLVAVGSGLAVWQVAPKQQATVAAAKRQGPAADRARAPDLAVGTVSARAEGFLSWAFLDRQSGRITGSPNMTEPSDTMSMVKAWLAADYLRVSEDKGEEPSDFRLGQLSIMIRDSDNAAAIAVYDLVGGQPSILRMIQMCGLSDSSAHDNNWSMTVVSARDTVRLAACIASGRAAGARWTPWLLTEMRAVRGTGDFGVRRLLPASAAATVSIKNGWLLRDEDGQWHMACLAVTDRWAIGILLRYRGDLGFAYGTALCATVGGELLAPTTALVSPRSD; encoded by the coding sequence ATGCCAATGCTCGCCGCGGTGCTGCTCGTCGCGGTCGGCAGCGGGCTGGCCGTCTGGCAGGTGGCGCCGAAACAGCAGGCCACGGTGGCTGCGGCCAAGCGACAGGGGCCCGCGGCGGACCGGGCGCGAGCCCCGGACCTGGCGGTCGGCACGGTCTCCGCGCGGGCCGAGGGATTCCTCTCGTGGGCGTTCCTCGACCGGCAGAGCGGGCGGATCACCGGCTCGCCGAACATGACGGAACCGAGCGACACGATGTCGATGGTGAAGGCATGGTTGGCCGCCGATTATTTGCGAGTATCGGAAGATAAAGGCGAGGAGCCTTCGGATTTTCGGCTCGGCCAGCTGAGCATCATGATCCGCGACAGCGACAACGCGGCGGCCATCGCCGTCTACGACCTTGTCGGTGGGCAACCGTCCATCCTTCGCATGATCCAAATGTGTGGCCTCAGCGACAGCTCGGCGCACGACAACAACTGGAGCATGACGGTGGTCTCGGCCCGCGACACGGTGCGGTTGGCGGCCTGCATCGCGTCCGGCCGGGCCGCGGGCGCCCGCTGGACGCCGTGGTTGTTGACCGAGATGCGAGCCGTACGCGGAACCGGCGATTTCGGCGTCCGCCGCCTTTTACCGGCATCGGCGGCGGCCACCGTCTCGATCAAGAACGGCTGGCTACTCCGCGACGAGGACGGCCAATGGCACATGGCGTGCCTGGCCGTCACCGACCGATGGGCGATCGGCATCCTGCTCCGCTATCGAGGCGATCTTGGATTCGCGTACGGGACGGCGTTGTGCGCCACCGTCGGCGGCGAGCTGCTGGCCCCCACGACCGCGCTGGTCTCCCCACGGTCCGACTGA
- a CDS encoding FAD-linked oxidase C-terminal domain-containing protein: MADLVTELRAALPDGAVLTDPDLLRGHQRDEADLVPSGMPAVVVRPRTTAEVVAVVRAAAAAGAPVVPQGARTGLAGAANAVDGAVVLSTVAMNKILEVDPVNRFAVVQPGVVNATLAAAAGEAGLRYPPDPGSWESSTIGGNVATNAGGMCCVKYGVTAEYVLGLEVVLASGEVLRTGRRTAKGVAGYDLTRLFVGSEGTLGVITEVVVGLRPAADPSLTLIALFPTTAAAGDAVAAISSGGFSPSLLELLDQTHLVAIEALRPMGLRTDAKALLLASVDTGSRAAADLAAIEEVCAAAGALEVFAATDEVEAAELLRARRLAHPAMEKFAAETYPEGSGGIIVDDIAVPRTALAAMLDGIEKIAKEYALPIGVVGHAGDGNLHPNIVVDRLDPDSVARGRGAFDEIMRLGLGMGGTCTGEHGVGLLKKEWLAEEIGPVGMSVHRAIKNALDPAGLLNPGKVV; encoded by the coding sequence ATGGCTGACCTCGTGACGGAGTTGCGGGCGGCGCTGCCCGACGGCGCCGTGTTGACCGATCCCGACCTGCTCCGGGGGCATCAGCGCGACGAGGCCGACCTCGTGCCGTCCGGGATGCCGGCGGTGGTGGTGCGGCCGCGGACGACCGCCGAGGTGGTGGCCGTGGTGCGGGCCGCGGCGGCGGCCGGGGCGCCGGTCGTGCCGCAGGGCGCCCGGACAGGGCTGGCCGGGGCGGCGAACGCGGTCGACGGCGCGGTCGTGCTGTCCACGGTCGCCATGAACAAGATCCTCGAGGTCGACCCGGTCAACCGGTTCGCCGTCGTGCAGCCGGGCGTGGTCAACGCCACGCTGGCGGCCGCCGCCGGCGAGGCGGGCCTCCGCTACCCGCCCGATCCGGGCTCGTGGGAGTCGTCGACGATCGGCGGCAACGTGGCCACCAACGCGGGCGGCATGTGCTGCGTGAAATACGGCGTCACCGCCGAGTACGTGCTGGGCCTCGAGGTCGTCCTCGCCTCGGGCGAGGTGCTGCGCACCGGCCGGCGCACCGCCAAGGGAGTCGCGGGCTACGACCTGACCCGGCTGTTCGTCGGCTCCGAGGGCACCCTCGGCGTGATCACCGAGGTGGTGGTCGGCCTCCGCCCGGCCGCCGACCCGTCGCTCACGCTGATCGCCCTGTTTCCGACCACCGCCGCGGCCGGCGACGCGGTGGCCGCCATCTCCTCCGGCGGTTTCTCGCCGAGCCTGCTGGAGCTGCTCGACCAGACCCACCTGGTGGCGATCGAGGCGCTGCGGCCGATGGGCCTGCGCACCGACGCCAAGGCGCTGCTGCTGGCCAGCGTCGACACCGGCAGCCGGGCGGCGGCCGACCTGGCGGCGATCGAGGAGGTCTGCGCCGCGGCCGGCGCGCTGGAGGTGTTCGCCGCGACCGACGAGGTCGAGGCGGCCGAGCTGCTGCGGGCCCGCCGGCTCGCGCACCCGGCGATGGAGAAGTTCGCGGCCGAGACCTACCCCGAGGGCAGCGGCGGGATCATCGTCGACGACATCGCGGTGCCCCGCACGGCGCTGGCCGCGATGCTCGACGGCATCGAGAAGATCGCCAAGGAATATGCGCTGCCGATCGGCGTCGTCGGGCACGCCGGCGACGGCAACCTGCACCCCAACATCGTGGTCGACCGCCTCGACCCGGACTCGGTCGCGCGGGGACGCGGCGCGTTCGACGAGATCATGCGGCTCGGCCTGGGCATGGGCGGCACCTGCACCGGCGAGCACGGCGTCGGCCTGCTCAAGAAGGAGTGGCTGGCCGAGGAGATCGGGCCGGTGGGCATGTCCGTCCACCGGGCGATCAAGAACGCCCTCGACCCGGCAGGGCTGCTGAACCCCGGGAAGGTCGTCTAA
- a CDS encoding cold-shock protein — MAQGTVKWFNSEKGYGFIAVDGGQDVFVHFSAIQMDGYKSLDDGQRVEFEIAQGQKGPQAEQVRLIA, encoded by the coding sequence GTGGCACAGGGCACCGTCAAGTGGTTCAACAGTGAAAAGGGCTACGGTTTCATCGCGGTCGATGGGGGTCAGGACGTCTTCGTCCACTTCTCGGCGATCCAGATGGACGGCTACAAGTCTCTCGACGATGGTCAGCGCGTCGAGTTCGAGATCGCGCAGGGTCAGAAGGGCCCGCAGGCGGAGCAGGTCCGCCTAATCGCTTGA
- a CDS encoding GNAT family N-acetyltransferase — protein sequence MDHAYQLVELTPDRVPDVAALCRVALDLPDDAAEADAIVERLRHPGPLPGSAGERRTTGWVVLAGGSEVVGAVLGSTGFGDVAVGHVDLIAVHPDHRRRGIGRALLAQAESALADLGVGAMALVGNAPVYAWPGVDVRYTAAVCLAEASGYERQDIAWNMTADLTPGSPALAPTTEAEARLAGAGVAVRRAVAADVPGLVEFAAAHFGPGWGAEVSESAGIHYAVRDGEVLGFASWGSSRPSYFGPMGTASAARGLGVGGVLLRRCLRDQHEAGLASAQIGWVGPVPFYSANAGARIERVFFLYRKAV from the coding sequence GTGGATCATGCGTACCAGCTCGTCGAGCTGACTCCCGACCGCGTACCCGACGTCGCCGCGCTCTGCCGGGTGGCACTTGACCTGCCGGACGACGCCGCCGAGGCGGACGCCATCGTCGAGCGGCTGCGCCACCCGGGCCCGCTGCCCGGGTCGGCCGGCGAGCGCCGTACCACCGGCTGGGTCGTGCTGGCCGGTGGTTCCGAGGTCGTCGGCGCGGTGCTGGGGTCGACCGGCTTCGGGGACGTGGCCGTCGGGCACGTGGACCTGATCGCCGTGCACCCGGACCACCGGCGCCGCGGCATCGGGCGGGCGCTGCTGGCCCAGGCGGAGTCGGCGCTGGCGGACCTCGGCGTGGGCGCGATGGCGCTGGTCGGCAACGCGCCGGTGTACGCGTGGCCCGGCGTCGACGTCCGCTACACGGCGGCCGTGTGCCTGGCGGAGGCGAGCGGCTACGAGCGGCAGGACATCGCGTGGAACATGACCGCGGACCTGACCCCGGGCTCGCCGGCGCTGGCGCCGACCACGGAGGCGGAGGCGCGGCTGGCCGGGGCCGGCGTGGCGGTGCGGCGGGCGGTGGCGGCCGACGTGCCGGGGCTGGTGGAGTTCGCGGCCGCGCACTTCGGGCCTGGCTGGGGGGCGGAGGTCAGCGAGTCGGCGGGCATCCACTACGCGGTACGCGACGGTGAAGTGCTCGGCTTCGCGTCGTGGGGGTCGTCGCGGCCGTCGTACTTCGGGCCGATGGGCACGGCTTCGGCCGCGCGCGGGCTCGGGGTCGGTGGGGTGTTGCTGCGGCGCTGCCTGCGGGACCAGCACGAGGCCGGGCTCGCGTCGGCGCAGATCGGCTGGGTCGGCCCGGTGCCGTTCTACTCGGCGAACGCCGGCGCCCGGATCGAGCGCGTGTTCTTCCTTTACCGGAAGGCGGTGTAG
- a CDS encoding GNAT family N-acetyltransferase codes for MTRTAPAVPPAQMPPVEVRRVRPSDAARTRAIRLEMLADSPLAFLETLAQAAARSHREYAARIAETSAGDRVAQFIAVADGRAVAHAGGTAIAEEPGVTVIFAVYVTPAWRGRGLIAALTEAVAAWSRAAGRPDLMLEVVVGNDRAVRAYERVGFVDTGVRLPHPTTAAMTELQMRRRA; via the coding sequence ATGACCCGGACCGCCCCCGCCGTGCCGCCCGCGCAGATGCCGCCGGTCGAGGTCCGGCGCGTCCGGCCCTCGGACGCCGCCCGCACCCGTGCCATCCGGCTGGAGATGCTCGCCGACTCGCCGCTGGCCTTCCTGGAGACCCTCGCGCAGGCCGCGGCGCGCTCGCACCGCGAGTACGCGGCCCGCATCGCGGAGACCTCCGCCGGCGACCGGGTGGCGCAGTTCATCGCCGTGGCCGACGGGCGGGCGGTGGCGCACGCCGGCGGCACCGCGATCGCCGAGGAACCGGGGGTGACCGTGATCTTCGCCGTCTACGTCACGCCGGCCTGGCGCGGGCGCGGGCTGATCGCCGCCCTGACCGAGGCGGTGGCCGCGTGGTCGCGCGCGGCCGGGCGGCCCGACCTGATGCTCGAGGTGGTCGTCGGCAACGACCGCGCGGTCCGCGCCTACGAACGTGTCGGCTTCGTCGACACCGGCGTCCGCCTCCCCCACCCGACGACCGCGGCGATGACCGAACTCCAGATGCG
- a CDS encoding glycerol-3-phosphate dehydrogenase/oxidase translates to MRDPAISRFAASHLSASRRADDLRRLRSERFDVLVVGGGVTGAGAALDAASRGLKVALIEARDYAAGTSSRSSKLIHGGLRYLEQLEFHLVHEALTERGLLATRLAPHLVRPVPILVPLPAGGLPGRAFRRSYYGLGVAAYDAFAGVFGHGRGMPLHRHLSREGARRLFPSLRGDVTAGAIRYFDGQVDDARLVVTLARTAASLGAAMVTSARAVGFLRQAREVVGVRVRDMEARPGDPDAEFEVRARTVIAATGVWSDDMSRMLGDVGVRPGFRVRASKGVHLVVPRSAITGDAGLILRTPTSVLFVIPWGGHWIIGTTDTDWQLDRSHPAASARDIQYILDQVNPWLARPLSTDDIEGVYAGLRPLLSGEAEATSKLSREHAVIEPMLGLLLVAGGKYTTYRVMAADVVDRAVRRLGGGQPSPTAELPLLGADGYPAAWRDRADLARRRGVQAGVVEHLLERYGTLTTELLALIEADPTLAAPLAGAPEYLAAEVAYAAWAEGALHLDDVLTRRTRISIETTHRGAESARHAAQVMAGVLGWDELVTRNEVEHYLARVDAERESQRMPDDATADAARMGAADVRGLAADRGIELPLGPPPLMTP, encoded by the coding sequence GTGCGTGACCCCGCGATATCCCGCTTCGCCGCCAGCCACCTGTCCGCGAGCCGGCGGGCCGACGACCTGCGCCGGCTGCGCAGCGAGCGGTTCGACGTGCTGGTCGTCGGCGGCGGCGTGACCGGCGCCGGCGCCGCCCTGGACGCCGCCTCCCGCGGTCTCAAGGTCGCCTTGATCGAGGCGCGTGACTACGCGGCCGGCACGTCGAGCCGGTCCAGCAAGCTGATCCACGGCGGCCTGCGCTACCTGGAGCAGCTCGAGTTCCACCTGGTCCACGAGGCGCTGACCGAGCGCGGCCTGCTCGCCACCCGGCTCGCCCCGCACCTCGTCCGACCCGTGCCGATCCTCGTGCCGTTGCCGGCGGGCGGCCTGCCCGGGCGGGCGTTCCGCCGTTCCTACTACGGCCTCGGTGTCGCCGCGTACGACGCGTTCGCCGGTGTCTTCGGCCACGGCCGGGGCATGCCGCTGCACCGCCACCTGAGCCGCGAGGGCGCCCGCCGGCTGTTCCCGAGCCTGCGCGGCGACGTGACCGCGGGCGCGATCCGCTACTTCGACGGCCAGGTCGACGACGCCCGGCTGGTCGTCACCCTGGCCCGCACCGCCGCCAGCCTGGGCGCGGCTATGGTCACCAGCGCCCGCGCGGTCGGCTTCCTGCGCCAGGCCCGCGAGGTCGTCGGCGTCCGGGTCCGCGACATGGAGGCCCGCCCCGGCGACCCCGACGCCGAGTTCGAGGTGCGGGCCCGCACCGTGATCGCCGCCACCGGCGTGTGGAGCGACGACATGTCCCGCATGCTCGGCGACGTCGGCGTCCGCCCCGGTTTCCGGGTGCGCGCGTCCAAGGGCGTCCACCTGGTGGTCCCCAGGTCCGCGATCACGGGCGACGCCGGCCTGATCCTGCGCACGCCGACCTCGGTGCTCTTCGTGATCCCCTGGGGCGGGCACTGGATCATCGGCACCACCGACACCGACTGGCAGCTCGACCGCTCACACCCGGCCGCGTCGGCCCGCGACATCCAATACATCCTCGACCAGGTCAACCCCTGGCTCGCCCGGCCATTGTCGACCGACGACATCGAGGGGGTGTACGCCGGCCTGCGCCCCCTGCTCAGCGGCGAGGCCGAGGCCACCTCCAAGCTGTCGCGCGAGCACGCGGTGATCGAGCCGATGCTCGGCCTGCTGCTGGTCGCGGGCGGCAAATACACGACCTACCGGGTGATGGCGGCCGACGTGGTCGACCGGGCCGTCCGGCGGCTCGGCGGCGGCCAGCCGTCGCCCACGGCGGAGCTGCCGCTGCTCGGCGCCGACGGCTACCCGGCGGCCTGGCGGGACCGGGCCGACCTGGCGCGCCGCCGGGGCGTCCAGGCCGGCGTGGTCGAGCACCTGCTCGAGCGCTACGGCACGCTGACCACCGAGCTGCTGGCGCTGATCGAGGCCGACCCGACGCTGGCCGCCCCGCTCGCCGGGGCTCCGGAATACCTCGCGGCCGAGGTCGCGTACGCCGCCTGGGCCGAAGGCGCCCTGCACCTCGACGACGTGCTGACCCGGCGCACCCGGATCTCCATCGAGACCACACACCGCGGCGCCGAGTCGGCCCGGCACGCGGCGCAGGTGATGGCCGGCGTGCTGGGCTGGGACGAGCTGGTCACCCGCAACGAGGTCGAGCACTACCTGGCCCGCGTCGACGCCGAGCGCGAGTCGCAGCGCATGCCCGACGACGCCACCGCCGACGCGGCCCGCATGGGCGCCGCCGACGTGCGGGGCCTGGCCGCCGACCGCGGCATCGAACTCCCCCTCGGCCCACCGCCCCTGATGACGCCTTAG
- a CDS encoding DUF4031 domain-containing protein, which yields MVFLDPPVWPARGRLWSHLVSDVSYAELHVFAEMLGSPRRAFDRDHYDLPADRFAMAVWLGATVVSSREISRRLRESGLRRPKHLNGPGRRARG from the coding sequence GTGGTGTTCCTCGATCCGCCGGTGTGGCCGGCCCGCGGGCGGCTGTGGTCACACCTCGTCAGCGACGTCTCGTACGCCGAGTTGCACGTTTTCGCCGAGATGCTCGGCTCGCCGCGGCGGGCGTTCGACCGGGACCACTACGACCTGCCGGCGGACCGGTTCGCGATGGCCGTGTGGCTGGGCGCGACGGTGGTGTCCAGCCGGGAGATCTCGCGCCGGCTGCGGGAGTCGGGCCTGCGGCGTCCGAAGCACCTCAACGGTCCAGGGCGCCGAGCTCGCGGATGA
- the groL gene encoding chaperonin GroEL (60 kDa chaperone family; promotes refolding of misfolded polypeptides especially under stressful conditions; forms two stacked rings of heptamers to form a barrel-shaped 14mer; ends can be capped by GroES; misfolded proteins enter the barrel where they are refolded when GroES binds), with the protein MAKIIAFDEEARRGLERGMNTLADAVKVTLGPKGRNVVLEKKWGAPTITNDGVSIAKEIELEDPYEKIGAELVKEVAKKTDDVAGDGTTTATVLAQALVREGLRNVAAGANPMALKRGIEAAVARVAEELAKIAKDVETKEQIASTASISAGDTSVGEIIAEAMDKVGKEGVITVEESNTFGLELELTEGMRFDKGYIAPYFWTDPERMEAVLDDPYILIVNSKISSVKDLLPILEKVMQGGKPLLVIAEDVEGEALATLIVNKVRGTFKSVAVKAPGFGDRRKAMLTDIAILTGGQVVSEELGLKLEAVGLDMLGHARKVVVTKDETTIVDGGGDQDQIQGRVNQIRAEIEKSDSDYDREKLQERLAKLAGGVAVIKVGAATEVELKERKHRIEDAVRNAKAAVEEGIVPGGGVALVQAGKTAFDKLDLVGDEATGATIVKIALDAPLRQIAVNAGLEGGVVVEKVRNLDTNHGLNAATGDYVDLLKAGIIDPAKVTRSALQNASSIAALFLTTEAVVADKPEKEKAPAGAPGGGDMDF; encoded by the coding sequence ATGGCCAAGATCATTGCGTTCGACGAGGAGGCGCGCCGCGGCCTCGAGCGGGGTATGAACACCCTCGCCGACGCCGTCAAGGTGACGCTCGGCCCCAAGGGCCGCAACGTCGTGCTCGAGAAGAAGTGGGGCGCCCCCACCATCACCAACGATGGTGTGAGCATCGCCAAGGAGATCGAGCTCGAGGACCCGTACGAGAAGATCGGCGCTGAGCTGGTCAAGGAGGTCGCCAAGAAGACCGACGACGTGGCCGGTGACGGCACGACGACGGCGACCGTCCTCGCGCAGGCGCTGGTCCGTGAGGGCCTGCGCAACGTCGCCGCCGGCGCCAACCCGATGGCCCTGAAGCGGGGCATCGAGGCCGCCGTCGCGCGCGTCGCGGAGGAGCTGGCCAAGATCGCCAAGGACGTCGAGACCAAGGAGCAGATCGCCTCCACCGCCTCGATCTCCGCCGGTGACACCAGCGTCGGCGAGATCATCGCCGAGGCGATGGACAAGGTCGGCAAGGAAGGCGTCATCACCGTCGAGGAGAGCAACACCTTCGGCCTCGAGCTCGAGCTCACTGAGGGCATGCGCTTCGACAAGGGCTACATCGCGCCCTACTTCTGGACCGACCCGGAGCGTATGGAGGCCGTCCTCGACGACCCGTACATCCTGATCGTCAACAGCAAGATCTCGTCGGTCAAGGACCTGCTCCCGATCCTCGAGAAGGTCATGCAGGGCGGCAAGCCGCTGCTGGTCATCGCCGAGGACGTCGAGGGCGAGGCCCTGGCCACCCTGATCGTCAACAAGGTCCGTGGCACCTTCAAGTCCGTCGCCGTCAAGGCCCCGGGCTTCGGTGACCGCCGCAAGGCCATGCTGACCGACATCGCCATCCTCACCGGTGGCCAGGTCGTCAGCGAGGAGCTCGGCCTCAAGCTCGAGGCCGTCGGCCTCGACATGCTGGGCCACGCTCGCAAGGTCGTGGTGACCAAGGACGAGACCACCATCGTCGACGGTGGCGGCGACCAGGACCAGATCCAGGGTCGGGTCAACCAGATCCGTGCCGAGATCGAGAAGAGCGACTCCGACTACGACCGCGAGAAGCTGCAGGAGCGCCTGGCCAAGCTGGCCGGCGGTGTTGCGGTCATCAAGGTCGGCGCGGCCACCGAGGTCGAGCTCAAGGAGCGCAAGCACCGCATCGAGGACGCGGTCCGCAACGCGAAGGCCGCCGTCGAAGAGGGCATCGTCCCCGGTGGTGGCGTCGCGCTGGTGCAGGCCGGCAAGACCGCCTTCGACAAGCTCGACCTGGTCGGCGACGAGGCGACCGGCGCGACGATCGTCAAGATCGCGCTCGACGCCCCGCTCCGCCAGATCGCCGTCAACGCCGGCCTCGAGGGTGGCGTCGTCGTGGAGAAGGTCCGCAACCTGGACACCAACCACGGCCTCAACGCGGCGACCGGTGACTACGTCGACCTGCTCAAGGCCGGCATCATCGACCCGGCCAAGGTGACCCGTTCGGCGCTGCAGAACGCGTCGTCGATCGCGGCCCTGTTCCTCACCACCGAGGCTGTGGTGGCGGACAAGCCGGAGAAGGAGAAGGCCCCGGCGGGTGCGCCCGGCGGCGGCGACATGGACTTCTGA
- a CDS encoding gamma-glutamylcyclotransferase family protein: MPLLFSYGTLRDPAVQQANFGRLLSGRPDALPGHRLDQLKITSAAVVAVSGAAWHPVAAPSDNPTDSVPGVVFEITDAELTAADGYEAADYRRALLPLRSGASAWVYVAAAP; encoded by the coding sequence ATGCCCCTGCTCTTCTCCTACGGCACCCTGCGCGACCCCGCGGTCCAACAGGCCAACTTCGGCCGCTTGCTGTCGGGTAGGCCGGACGCGCTGCCGGGCCACCGCCTGGACCAGCTGAAGATCACGTCGGCGGCGGTGGTCGCGGTGAGCGGCGCCGCCTGGCACCCGGTGGCAGCCCCCAGCGACAACCCGACCGACTCGGTGCCCGGGGTGGTCTTCGAGATCACGGACGCGGAACTGACCGCGGCCGACGGCTACGAGGCCGCCGACTACCGCCGCGCCCTGCTTCCGCTGCGATCTGGTGCCTCAGCCTGGGTCTACGTGGCGGCCGCGCCATGA